The Oryza brachyantha chloroplast, complete genome DNA window TAGTGTAACAATATGTATAGTATAGGAAATCTGTAAAATGTCAGATCTTAATTATTAATCTTAGCTATTAGCTACTTCGAAATTGGAAGTTCTACTTAGAAAAAAAATACTAGAACTTCATAAAGTTAGATAGATTTTTTTGAACTTTATTTTTTTCTCTAATTCGCAAATCTATTTTTCTAATAGAATAGAATCTATTCCAATTTCTATATTGAATTTGATTTTAGATATTTTGAATTTGATATGGCTCGGACGAATAATCTAATACATGGAAAAGAATAATATATATATGAAAGACATAATAAAGAGAACACGCGAATTTCTTGGTATTTTCAGTCCATCATTATAGACTTTTTTGAGATATTTTGTTTTTTTTTGTTATTTGTTAATAATTTAATGATTAATATTTCACTAAGGAGAACATAGAATCATAGCAAATGAAATTGCTAATTCTGATTAGCAAAAAAAGAATGAATATCAAGCGTTATAGTATGATTTTGAATACTCTAAAAAAGTAACGCGGTAGGTGGGGGGGAGAAAAACCTTGGGATATATTGATTCGCATTGAATTGCAAATACATCAACGATAGAATCAATTCAATGCTGAATTGCAATAAGCGGAGTCTCTCAACTAGAGACGAACCGCTAGACTACATCGAGTAATGAATTCAACGATTCCAAAAAAACTAACAGATGGAGGAAATTGCACAAGGAATCCTGGTCTCAAAGAAAAAGAAAATGGGGATATGGCGAAATCGGTAGACGCTACGGACTTGATTGTATTGAGCCTTGGTATGGAAACCTGCTAAGTGGTAACTTCCAAATTCAGAGAAACCCTGGAATTAAAAAAGGGGCAATCCTGAGCCAAATCCGTGTTTTGAGAAAAAAGGATAGGTGCAGAGACTCAATGGAAGCTGTTCTAACGAATCGAGTTAATTACGTTGTGTTGGTAGCGGAACTCCCTTCTAAATTAGAGAAAGAAGGGCTTTCGAAATCTAATACACACGTATAGATACTGGCATAGCAAACGATTAATCACAGAACTCATATCATAATATAGGTTCTTTAATTCTATTTTAGAATGAAAATAGGAATGATTATGAAATAGAAAATTCATAATTTTTTTAGAATTGTTGTAAATCCATTCCAATCGAATATTGAGTAATCACTTCAATTCATAGTTTTCGAAATCGATTAAAAAGTGGATTAATCGGACGAGGATAAAGAGAGAGTCCCATTCTACATGTCAATACTGACAACAATGAAATTTCTAGTAAAAGGAAAATCCGTCGACTTTATAAGTCGTGAGGGTTCAAGTCCCTCTATCCCCAAACCCTCCTTTATTCCCTAACTCTAGTATTTATCCTGTTTTTTTATTAATAGGTTTAGGTTTAAGATTCATTAGCTTTATCATTCTACTCTTTCACAAAGGAGTGCCAAGGGAACTCAATGGATCTTATGTTATTCATTGAATACATTTCTTTTTTATTATAGTATCGGCAAGGAATGTCGATTATTAACTCGATTTTTAAGTTTTATTAAATACTAAATAAACTTTGTACAATGCATAGGACTGCTCCCCCCATTTCCAAATTTTGAATTTGGAATACTTTATTGATTTTTTAGCCCCTTTAATTGACATAGATACAAATACTCTACTAGGATGATGCGCAAGAAAAGGTCAGGATAGCTCAGTTGGTAGAGCAGAGGACTGAAAATCCTCGTGTCACCAGTTCAAATCTGGTTCCTGGCACAGAAAAAAAGGGATCCACCGAATAGGTATTGATACAAATACCTCGAGATGGGTTGGGATACATATTCGTTAATAATATAGATAGAGTATGATTTTTTCATCTAAGTAGATAAATCTCTAAATAGAGGCACTTCTTTTTCTTCATTTTTGCATTTCTTTATTTTGTATTCCGCTATTCCGACAAATATTTTTTTATTCTTGCTTATCTTATCTTACTTTCCTAGTTGTTCTAAGTAACGCACGCGGTACAAAGTTCGCGGTAGGGAACTTCTTTGAGTCATCGTATTTTTCTGTTCATACGAAGGAAATGAGGATGTGATTTTCCAAATTGGAAAATCGAAATGAAGCCCTTTTTTGCTTAGTCTATCTGAACCTTTTTGTATAATCGGAATTAATCAGAATGTAATAGGTATTCTGTTTCATCTAGGAACAGAGCGTAAAAATATTCCTTGAATTGCATAAAATCTGGAGTTGTGTTGTATAAGTGAGCATGAATTTCTTATCATTCAATGAGCATCTTGTATTTCATAGAAATTGGGGGTTATATAGTCCTTACGTAAGGGCCAGCCTATCCAACTTTCAGGCATTAGGATACGTTTAAGGCGTGGATGATTATCATAAGAGATTCCCACCATATCAAAAGATTCGCGTTCTTGAAAATCAGAACTTCTCCAAATCCAGAAGACAGAGGGGATTCTAGGATTATCCTTTTGGGCAAAGACTTTTATGCATACTTCTTCTGGGTTATCTATACCATATTGTATTCTCGTAAGATGATATACGCTAGCTAAAGATCCACCGGGTGCAACGTCATAAGCACATTGGGACCGTAAATAATTGTAACCATATACATATAAAATGACAGCAATGGAATCCCAATCCTCCGCTTTTATTTGTAAAGTCTCTATTCCTCGATGATCGAAGCCCAAAGATCTATGAACCACCTCATGTTTGACTAGCCAATTAGATAACCAACCCTGCTGCATTATCTTGATCTCTCCTCCTTTGTATAAATATTTCGCAGTTCGAATGCAAGTTTGAAATATTGCCCTGTTCTTTCTTTTTCTGCACAAAGAGCTCCTCCTAATTCACTAATTTGTAGGAAGATACTGGACTTTTGGATTTGAAAAAAGTTTCAGAAGATATGTCTAAAGTAGATGGTGATTGATAGAGCAATTCTTGCTCGTAAGTTCCAGTATGAGTACTGCGCCGAACATAAAGCTTGTGACTGGTAGTAAAACATCGATTTTTCTTTTGAGATAGAGTTCGATCCTCGACTATTTCTCGCGATATCTTCTTACGAAGTTTTGTTAAGGCATCTATAACAGCCTCTGGTTTAGGTGGGCAACCCGGCAAGTAGACATCCACAGGAATTAACTTATCAACTCCCCGAACAGTACTATAGGAATCCGTACTGAACATTCCCCCAGTAATAGTACAGGCTCCCATAGCAATGACGTATTTTGGTTCAGGCATTTGCTCATATAATCTCACTAAAGAGGGAGCCATTTTCATTGTTACTGTACCGGCTGTTAAAATTAGGTCCGCTTGCCTAGGACTTGATCTTGGTACCAATCCATAACGATCAAAGTCGAATCGTGAGCCTATTAATGAAGCAAATTCAATGAAACAGCAACTGGTACCATATAGAAGGGGCCATAAACTGGAGAGTCTTGACCAATTCGAAAGATCTTTTGGTGTAGTTGAAATAACGGAATTGGAACTTGTTTGGTTAAGTAGGGGAAACTCAATCAAACTCATAACTGTCTTAATGGAATCTTTTCCTTCTTTTTTTTTTTTGTCTGAATATTCAGTTAAGACCATTCCAAGGCTCCTTTTCGCCATGCATAAACTAAACCAACAACTAGGATAAGCACGAAAATGAAAGCTTCGATAAAAACGGATATACCCAATACGTCGAAACTCATTGCCCAAGGGTAGAGAAAGACCGTTTCCACATCAAAAACAACAAAAACTAGCGCAAACATGTAATAGCGTATTCGGAATTGTAACCAAGCCCCTCCCATGGGTTCTATACCCGATTCATAACTAGAAAGCTTCTCTGGTCCTTCACGAACCGGAGCTAAAAGTGCTGAAATCCAAAATGCTAAAATAGGAATAAGGCTTGCTATTATTAGAAATGCCCAAAAAATATCATATTCGTGAAGCAGAAACATAAAAGTACTCCCATTAATGTGAAATAGGCGGAACTGAATTAGTCAATTCAAGTCAGCATTGTCAATTTATACAGAACTTCTCTCTTTTCCTCGGTGAAACAAGAATCGGTTTTGCTCAAACCAAAGCGCTTAGTTTAGCCTTTGTTTCCTCTTTTCCATGTCTTCTTTAAAGATTCATCCAATGGTGGAGACATAATTCTTATAGAAAAAAAATTCTATCGCTTCACTTTGTCTCATTTTCTCTAGAATCTCTAGAAAAAGGAATAAAAACGAAAAAACTACGAATTAGAGCCTAATTAAGATCGGATGACTAATGTATGCAGCCTAATGAGGAGTAATTCTATAAAAATAAAGAACTCTATTTCAGAACGTGGATCCATTTAGATTTAGATAATCTATAGATAAGCAAAGTAATATACTTCAAACAAGGTAGAAATTCGCAAGATGGAGAACATCGTTGCAGTTATTATAGGGAAGTCTAGGGACTTAGAGCATATCCTATTTAGAAGTAGGGGGGAATTCAAATCTGGTAAAGGATCTTTCCTTCTATTGATTTGATAGAAATTCGATGAATGAGCCTGTGGTAATCCTTTTATCTCTATTTTATGGCGCAGGCGACTGTCCAGTCTATAAACAAGTACTAATAGGGAAACGAAAACTATACTAAAGGAAACGTAAGATATCTCTCCTAAAATCTAAAAAAAGGGCATATTAGGGCTATACGGATTCGAACCGTAGACCTTCTCGGTAAAACAGATCAAACGGATTATTATTGAAATGATTCGAACTGTTTCAAAGACCCAACATGCATTTTTTTGCATTGGGCTCTTTTATCAACTGATAGAAAGATCAGTTAGTCCACCATAGTTTTTCTTTACGGAAAGATAATGAGATGGTTCCCTGTGCTCTGATTGATTATTTGTATTATGATCTATCTAGGAGCAATACCAAAGTGTTTCAAAGGAGGATTACCTTGACTTAGGTCTGCCTCCGGCCTAAATTAAATCAACCTAAGTGAAATAGAGTCTCTATCGTTCCGCTACAAGAGTTGACTATGAGACTTGATACACCTTAAAGTTCATAGAACGAAAAGAATTTTTTTGGAGGCCCTTATCCTCATTACGCCTAGCATTTAGTGGGCTGGATATTTACCTTATCAACTAGCAAATCAGTAAGGGTTCTATTTGATTAGGCACCTGAGTTGGTACCTGAATCGGATTGAACCAACTATTTGTCAGGCGACTGTTCTCCTATTCTCTCGAATCCATGAAGTAAGACATTGATTTTGCAATAAGATCCATTATGTTCATTGCATAATAAGCTCCCTTGAAAAGCATTGGCGCACGTGTAAACGAGTTGCTCTACCGAACTGAGCTATAGCCCTTGTCAGAGATATCTTAATATATAGAGAATTTCTTGTCAAGATGAATATTTTCTATTTCTAATAGTAGAGGATATCCGTTTACTATATAACATACCAATAACGAAGCGGTATTTGCTTATAAAAAGGATTCGATCTATAATCGATCGAAGTAAAGGGTCTTCCTTTGGGGTGATAAATTGCCTACTTAACTCAGTGGTTAGAGTATTGCTTTCATACGGCGGGAGTCATTGGTTCAAATCCAATAGTAGGTAGGTAGGTAGAAAAATTACTAGATAGCATTGGACTTACTTCCCTTCGCTATCTAATAAGTTTTTCTACCCCTCTTCCCTTTTTCTTTGTATCAACTAAACCGTTGGGTTGTCTTCAATTAGATGGAGGAATCCAATTAATAGCCTCGACTCGTATCCTAGCTCGTCTGAGAGCTAGCTTCGCTTCAACCAATTCTTTCGTACCCTCAGCTCTACTCACGTTAGCTTCGGCTATTTCAAGTGCCTGTTGAGCTTCTTCCGGATCAATGTCACTACCCAGTTCCGCATCATTTCCTAAAATGATGATCTCATTATTAACTATTCTGGCAAAACCGCTCCACAGAACCGCCGTTAACCATTGATCGTTGAGGAGGCGTATTCTCAAGGGACCCATATCTACAGCAGTGTTAATGGGGGCGTGGTTTGGTAATACGCCAATTTGGCCACTATTAGTAGATAAAATGATTTCTTTCACTTCACAATCCCAAATAATTCGCTTAGGAGTCAGTACATAAAGATTTAATTTCATTTCTTCAATTTGTTCTCCTCTTCTAAGTTT harbors:
- the ndhJ gene encoding NADH-plastoquinone oxidoreductase subunit J; the protein is MQQGWLSNWLVKHEVVHRSLGFDHRGIETLQIKAEDWDSIAVILYVYGYNYLRSQCAYDVAPGGSLASVYHLTRIQYGIDNPEEVCIKVFAQKDNPRIPSVFWIWRSSDFQERESFDMVGISYDNHPRLKRILMPESWIGWPLRKDYITPNFYEIQDAH
- the ndhK gene encoding NADH-plastoquinone oxidoreductase subunit K, producing the protein MVLTEYSDKKKKEGKDSIKTVMSLIEFPLLNQTSSNSVISTTPKDLSNWSRLSSLWPLLYGTSCCFIEFASLIGSRFDFDRYGLVPRSSPRQADLILTAGTVTMKMAPSLVRLYEQMPEPKYVIAMGACTITGGMFSTDSYSTVRGVDKLIPVDVYLPGCPPKPEAVIDALTKLRKKISREIVEDRTLSQKKNRCFTTSHKLYVRRSTHTGTYEQELLYQSPSTLDISSETFFKSKSPVSSYKLVN
- the ndhC gene encoding NADH dehydrogenase subunit 3; this encodes MFLLHEYDIFWAFLIIASLIPILAFWISALLAPVREGPEKLSSYESGIEPMGGAWLQFRIRYYMFALVFVVFDVETVFLYPWAMSFDVLGISVFIEAFIFVLILVVGLVYAWRKGALEWS
- the atpE gene encoding ATP synthase CF1 epsilon subunit, translating into MKLNLYVLTPKRIIWDCEVKEIILSTNSGQIGVLPNHAPINTAVDMGPLRIRLLNDQWLTAVLWSGFARIVNNEIIILGNDAELGSDIDPEEAQQALEIAEANVSRAEGTKELVEAKLALRRARIRVEAINWIPPSN